The Ciconia boyciana chromosome 7, ASM3463844v1, whole genome shotgun sequence region CTGTGGCAGTTCAAATGGACTGTAGCTGCTCTGCATTAAAGGGGTGAGAGGAAATGTTGATAGAGGTAAGAGACAGGAAGCAAAGACTTACTACCAGGAATTTCCCTGAGGTGAAAGCTCACTGCAGTACACAAGGCTGGAGTATGGAGGGGACAAGAAGGATTTCCCACTaaagacaaaatacagcaaagttCTAGAAGGAGCCAGAAAGTACACCAGAGGAGTTTGCATGATAGTTATCAGGGAACTGAAGCCAGAAAATGGTGAGTCCCAAGGGCCACCATGAGGGGCTCCCCACTGAGTTCTCTATGCTGCAGAACAATAGCTAGAggggcaaaaaaccccaactggTGACAAAGAGAAGACAGTTGCCAGGTGAAGGGCCAAGGGAGTGGGGAGAACGGATTCCCAGGACAGCCTTGGGGTTACTTAAGTCACACAGCAGATCCATGGCAAGGATTTCTCCAGAGAGAGCGCTCTTAATTagcttaaatatttcataattgtATTACCCAGAAGTAAAAAAGCCCTGAGTTTCCATGACCAAATACAACTGCAGCATAAGTGGAGGGAATGGACCACACTGCCACATTACAGATCCCTGAGAACGGAAGCATTGTAGTGAGTAGCACTAATGGGAGGGTAAGGACAAAAGAGCAGGACGAGGTAACTGCTTATACTTCATATTTTCCAGTCACTATGCAAGCATTAATCGAGGATGAGAAGTTGACTTTGGGCTGGAGTGGAGTGGGGCTGTCTGTCTTCATTGCTCCTTTAGCTCCACCTGAGCCTTGCAAATTGGCTCAGCCCAGCTTGATTATCAGGCTCCTTCAATGTATAATGGATATTCTGTCAACATCATGTACTCAGACACTGAAAGTCAGTGTTACTTGATCAAATTCTCACGACTGCATTTGGCTGAGTGGAGAGTTTTTGTCTCTCAGCGCCATTGTTGTTGCCACCAGACCACAATCCTTTGCTGGACACCATACGTAACTTTTATGATCTGCTAAATCCAAGGATAATCCATACCTAAACTTACTGGCCTCATGTTAACCATGTCTGATTTGGATGCCGCTGGGGGAACAGAATCTAAAAACATTCTAGAAGAAATCATTTTCAATAATGCCACAGCCCAAATACAGCACAGCAATCcaatttcagtggaatttcCTCTTTGGCAAAGGAGGAGTTACTCTACATGTGTTAGTTTTTCCTATGATATTCATGAACTCCCTCAGGTCCATGCACGAATCTTTTGATTGCAACAAAGGCCATAATGTCTGGAAGGCGTCCCTGACAAACTTGAGTGGAGCGTCCTTGTGACAGCCCAAGCTGTTACAATTCTTTTGaagtgcagctgcagtgccGTGACATTATGTCAGTGTAGTCATTTGCACTGTTTGTTCTGAAGGCTGGTGGCGTCTCACAAACTGGCCTCCTGCTCTTCTATCCAAATTACAAATGATCAAGGACACATATCCTGGATGAGTAAGATTTGTAAGAATGTTAAGACaagcactttaaaaacaagaggACTTCATTTTTTGATAGCCAAGGTTGAAATATAAGCAAAAGGTCCTCAAGGGTATGCTCGATGATGAGCTGTGCCTTCATGTCAGCCCCAGGGAAAGATAAATAGGAGAGATCCAACCAATCCAGACAGGATGCTGGGGTTTTCTTGCCATTGTGTGTTCTACTTTAATAGCCCACCTCACATGCAGTAAAGTGGCTTGGAGGATGGATAATGCCACCAGCTGTCAAACCACACCTAGACTTTGGAAGCTTGGTTTGACAAAGAATTTCATCAGGCAAACATCTCTGGGTCACTGCATAGGAGCATTACGTTCCATGTCTAACTGTCCTCCAGTGCCATAAGTTCAAGAGAGGGCCCCTTTCCTATTGAGGCAGAGGCAATCTGGCAACATGAGGTCAGCCCAGAGTTCATTTTCTACACACTCTGTCTCAGCATTGCCATTCTTCCTAAAGCAAACTGTTGCTACCCTGGAGGTTTGTTAGTATGGGAGTAAGTAGGCAGGTGATAATTAGAAGGAAGCTATTGCTCCCTGATCATTCTCGTGGCAAGGTTGAGGCAGGAAGTAGGTTGAAACGTGAACCTAATAtatcttattttcaaatgcataaaTCACTCCCACACACATTTCACTTCACAATCCATGTGACCTTAATTCCAGGAAGACCCTGAAATGTCTACCTGGTGCTTCCTTTCCTGCTAGCAAATTGTATGTTTCTCTTTACACTTTTCATGGTGCCTTATTGCAGAGTTCTGATTGACAACTTGCAGGCTGCACTGGATGCCCAGTTTGACAGCAAAGCTCGTACTGCCAGACACAGCTATGAAAAGTACAACAACTGGGAAACGGTAAAGTCTAGAAGTTTGGCACTTTATTAGCTCGATTCCTTAGCCTCTGTAGTCAAAATGGCTTCTGATACGCTTCCagccctcttccctcttcctcttctgttccATCCATTAATATGATAACTCCTTCTCCAaactctccttcctcttctcctttatTGCTCATTACTGAGTTAATCTGCATAACCCATCCCTCTACACctatttcctctgcttctgctcccagtgctccaaAGAAACTCTGGCAGAAATCCAATGACCAGGCTGACATGCTTCACTACCGGTTCACTCGTTCCATTTCACTCCTTCTCCCATCTCCTCTGCTAAAAAACTTGATTCCATTCCTTGCCCCAGTTCTAACTCTTCATCTTCCACCATaagctctcctctcctccctccttttaTCACAGCCATGCTCATTTTTCCTGACATGTAATCTTGACTATGTCACTCTTCACATCTTTGCAGTGGCTTCTTATCATCCATTGCGTCACAGTTCTCATACTTAAAAGTATGACAATCTCCCTTTCATGTCTTTCCTTGcaaaaacctttcatttttgtgCCGATCATTGCCCACTAAGCACCTGTTactttttcaaatgagaaaatttgtatttcctCTCCAAGTGGTATCTATAGATCATATACAGAACTAATCCATTGTCTTCCACCAGAactctcctaaaaaaaaaaaagcctccttttacaaggctatttaaaaataagaacaaaatccCCTCTGACTCTGCAAAGGTTATtggcaaacaaaaaaccaccaacatcTATAATGTCAACCATTATTTCTAGTATTCTCTTGACAGTTTGTCTAGATCTGTCTGGTGTTTCCTGTCTTTTTCTTAGTTCATAGATAGCCCTTTGGgcatgaaatgctttttttgtgtggatGTGACGCAATCAATTTGTGTGGATGTgacacttaatttttttgtgagcTTCTGAAGGCACCTGTAACAAAAGGAATCTGCTCCAATATTAAGATAATAAAGGCtgttattattttccttaaataataaatagactgaagattttctttcttttgtatctgGCATTGGTGGACTGTTCCTACAAATCCCTGTCCAGCACTTCTGTCAGTAATTCAAGAATGATGATGAATAAAGGAGccatgaaactgaaaaacattacAACACGTAGAAAATTTAAGGCATTCAATCTACTTAGCttaacaagaaaaacagttttcttttgttaagaCAGTTTAAGGATTGACAAGGTCATAACTATATAGGTTTAGCATTCAAAGGGGTTTGTAATCCACCAGCCATACTCCAATGACAGGTTTAGATAAATTCATACTAGAAAATCTTAATTCAGACATATAGCTCTAATACAAGTAGGAATTAATTCTCAGAAATCTACAAACTGTATTAAATTCAGGTCAAGTTAGATGCTCAGAAGGACCGTTCTGGCTTGAAGTCTGTAAATTAATTACTCTGGACCTGAGGACAGAGACATCAATAAATTTAACCTCCTTATTAAACAGATAGCTGCTTGGACTGCTGATATTGCTGCTCAGAACCCAGACCTTGTCTCTCGCAGTGTAATTGGGGAAACGTACGAAGGACGGCCAATGTACCTTCTCAAAGtaagtgttttcatttctttgtgccAGACTTTTCCTCTATTAACCTCCACAAGATTATGATGTCTATTAAAATACCAGCAATGCTAAGACAGTAATatacattttgcagaaaatctAATACATTTTGTTCACTACTACTATgattttttcaccttttaagattttttttttaaaaggggcATACTGAATTATTAGAAGTTCAGACATACAAACTTAACCACACACTCCTGAGAGCTATTTGAATGATCATCTACCTTTATGTTATCTCCATCTGTTGTTTGTAAACCCATTTACTCCAAAAGGATCTATACACGTCAGTCTCTCTAGTGATAGGCAACAAATTTGTTTGTATCTTCatcatatataatttttttttataactctTATGAATAAATAAGATACAATGACTTAAAGGTGAAAGGATAAAGATTACTTGCCCAAAATTGCATAAGCATTTACAATAATATATTAGTCAAGCAAACAAGATCAACTCTTAGAGACACTAAGGACATAAATCAAAAGTGCAGAATAATCaaataattgggggggggggaagcttaTCTATGTTAATAACAATGGAGTTATTAAGAGTCTACTGTTTTAGTTGAATATCATGGTCAGCTACAGCTGACAGCACTCCACAGATTTCCATTTAATCGTGAAATGCtatatttatataaagtttgatttttttaggtCAGCAAGCTGACCAACTTGTTCTgcatacaaattattttgttcaagacctgggttttttgttgttttttttcctagatggGAAAAAGTAGACCACATAAGAAGGCCATCTTTATGGATTGTGGTTTCCATGCAAGAGAGTGGATCTCCCCTGCTTTCTGCCAGTGGTTTGTGAAAGAAGTCAGTAAGCTTAATGACGAAAAAATATTTTACGAAATGCAACTATGTTTAAGAAAATCTTAAGTGAGCAGCAAGAGCTGAGGCCGCTGCAGATTGCCTTTTTACCTCTAAATACCTGTCTGCACATCCCTTCTCTCACCTCAGATGGTTAGGGTGTAACTACTTAAACCAGATCTTAATGGTTGGACCTGTAATCTTTCAGCAGCTTAAGACTACCTAAAAGCATGTGTAAGAGGTACTGACAACCACAAGGGTTACTTACACAGTCTATAAATTCCTGTTTGCACCTGTAGTCAGAGAAAGGTGAGAGACAAGCAAACAGGTCTAGTAATACTATAAACATAGTCATGTTCTTTACACAGTCGTAAGGAGTAGGGAATAAGGAAATTCAAGGGCACATCAGAAGGCATCTGAATGAATGTCAGAACAGCCATCTTCCTACAGCGTCAGGTGCTGTATTCCCTGCAACCAGCTTTACTCAGTAAGGCAACAGAGAGGGTGGAACCTATCCTCAGCTAAGCAGAGTGCACTGAGGAAATGTACCCAAGAGAGGAGGAAGACTATAGCTCCCTAAGCTCCCTAAACTCCACTCAGGAAGAGGGAAATGCATATACATCCCTTTGAGCTGCCACTTCAGGTTGTACAGAATGGTTTCTAAAACATGAAACCATATTCAGGAAAGAGCTGCACAGGTGAAACTGGCTTCACTTCAGACTGGGATACTTTAGGCCTTCAATGAAACAATTTTGTCTcctttgtcttttccttctcctcaccACCAATATAAAGGAGGTGGGAGTTACCAAATGCTGCACAGTATTGTCTACAGAGAAAAGGTATATTCCCCCTCAGCGGGGGGAGATCAATCAACTTAGCAGAACAACTCACTGATTGATTCTCCAATTTTGTAAGAATTCCTgcttgaagattaaaaaaacaaaccgagaagcagcagctgggatttCAAACCCACGTAAAGGAAAGCCAAAGTACGTGAGTGAGCCACGCTGGCAGAGGCCTTGGTGGCAAGTATAATCTCAGTCTTATCAGACAGCCATGCGGTTTTGTGTAGGGAGAAGTGGAAATTGAAAGTGACATCTCAGTGGAGTCAATGGGAACGTGATTTCATTATCTCCTAATAAGGCTGCAGACAGTATGTGCTACCATTTTTCTCTTAGCAATTCACGTCACTACAGCTGTCATTTTCACTGTCTGGCCACTTAATTCATGGGTGTACCTGACACCAGCAGCGGCTCTGCTCAGTGGATCCAAGTGTGGATAGGCAGAAGTGCTTTAAAAGTGCAGTCCTCTGAGCATCATCAGCGGTCCACTTGGGATTGCTTCTagatataaaagtaaaaaaaaccaaacactagAGAAGAACATGAGCAAGGTGGATTTTTATATGTCTctccaaaaaaaaccaagtgtaaaaaaaacaagacaggaaaaagtAAGTTCTAGTGATCTGAAACTGCTTTTCTAGATTCTACATCCAACCTTCCCACTTGCTAGTTACAGGACAATAGATACCTTTCTCCATTGCATCGCTCCCTGTGTTGTCCTTTATATCTGTGTAGAGTAAAGGAAACAGGGGTGCAACATACTTCTTAGAGCAAATTTCCATGATCATTGCATGCTCCCTTGACACCAATATAAATCTGTGAACAAGCATACAAAATGCCAGGCCATGAACTATCCGAATATACAGATTTATGGCAGGAGTTTTTATGTTTGTTATTCAATGTGTGTCTGGAAAAGTGCAGGGGAAAAATCTGCCTCCCTATGAATACGTGCATCCACAGCATTATGACTGGAAATGTGTAAGGATGTTCTTTGGAAAATTCTCTATAATTTCGGTTATTGATGAAATTTCTCTGCATAACAGATATAAAAAATGGGAATAgtgatttttccttctcacaTAAATTAAACCCAAACCTTTAAGGTGACAGGATGTAAGGAGAACATATGGACAGGAACTTTGCTCTGTCTTTAAACAAGAAGCTAGTAGATGGAAATCTCTTTCCAGTGATTTATTATCCTGTTTAAAATCAACATTGCTTTACCATACACTTTATCTACCAGAATGAGATTACTTTCTAACAGCAGTGTGGTTTGAGTTGTGTAAATCCTCTAAGTATGTGTAATATCACAGAGCTGCCATCTCACATGGTGGAGTGACCTGGATGACTTTGCCCACCACATTCATTAATTCCTGATCCAGATCCAGGCTTTAAATACACACAGGAGATACAGACCTATGAAGGCATCATCagctttttctacttttctccAACTAGGCTGTTGAGACCTATGGAAAAGATACTGTCATGACCACACTTCTCAACAGCTTGGACTTCTATGTTTTGCCTGTTATTAATATTGATGGTTACGTTTACACTTGGACAAATGTAAGTACATTCTTTCTCAAGAAGAGTACTGTTGGAAAAGCCAACTGTTAGAACTTTCTCTTAGTTTTGATCTATGCTTCACCATTCTATTTCAGGACCGCATGTGGAGAAAGACACGCTCTAAAAATGCTGGTACCCGTTGCATTGGTACAGATCCCAACAGGAATTTTAATGCTGGCTGGTGCAGTAAGTGTCTCCTAACAATAGCTGCAAGCAATCCTACAGAGATGCAATAGCCAAGATGCTTAGTTATGGCTTTTCCCTACCTGATGGTTGGTCCAGCTCAAGCTTGAGTGAAGACCACCAGTATAGCATTGTGGAGTAGCTTGTGTTCAATTTTTGGGGCAGTTTTGGGCAAACAACAGACTTGGGTTACTAGCATCATCAGTATGGCCGCTTCTATGAacgtatatatacacacaacatgcatgcatatatatatacttatgcacatgtatacacacacatatgagatatatatatacacacacttctCAGAGTTcagaacagaaactgaaagagtTTTCTTTTGGTGGGTTTCACCCAGTGGAGAGGGGTCTCTTTTGAGTGGTTTCCACTTGGCTGTTTCCTGGAAGCATCCTAGAAATGGGGAAGAACTGCAAGGAGAGGACTATTAAGTACTGAAGCAAATCAATATCCCAAAGCACTTACATAATATAGGGCCTTACATCAATACTCATGTTCTTCCAACTATGCACACTGTATAGGGCATATTTGTTTAATGCTATGTCATGTTGCCCAGTATCTTAACTGTGCAATAAAATATTCTCTCCTCTGATATGGCATGTGTGTCAGTAGGATTTCCAAGGCTTATCTACAAAAGTGGTGCAACATGACTCTCCTAAGAAccaacttttttcattaaatactcATTAAATTCACCTTTCTTCCCAGCTCTTGGGgcttcaaaaaaaccctgtgatTCCACTTACTGTGGCTCTGCACCTGAGTCTGAAAAGGAGACCAAGGCTTTGGCTGATTTTATTCGTAAACATCTTTCTACAATCAAGGCATACTTGACGATTCATTCCTATTCCCAGCTGCTACTGTTTCCTTATTCGTATACTTACACATTACCATCGAATTACGAGGAACTGGTAAGTCTCTTTGTCATTTTGACATAATGAAAAGAATAAGTAAAAATCATCACTTGCTATTTAGGTCCATTTAGCTTCAAGCAGTTTCTTTAACATCTGGAAAGAATCTGTAGTGCcagtttttgaaaatacttcagtCTTTCATAGCAAGAACAAGGGAAACCATGATGGCTTCGAGATAGTTCAAGCACAGGATAAACTCAACAGCCTTATTTAATTTCCACATACACAATGAATTTGCCACAAGGTCAGGTTTGTCTTCCAGTCATGCTATACAGAAATCCACTTCGCTGTGCAGCACTGCTTTGTCCTGACTCAAGATGTTGCTATGTATGTAGCTTTAATACATTACATAGAAACATTATGCCCTGTAAGTCAAGCTAACAGCTTGATAGATGTGATAACTATGAAATGACTGAACTGGTATCATCAACAGCAGACAAGGATCTCTGTCTACCACTTCCTACCGACCCTTACTTCTCACTGAAGTAAAATGGTGAAATTCCTATTGATACAGGTTCAGGACAACGAGGCAGTTTTTgtcaaaaatataattaaaaacagtTAGATACAAAACAGGTTAAAAGTTTCAGTTCTGAGGCCTTTCTAAAGAGGCCTGGATTCAAACATACGTTTTATTTGGAAGAGGAGAGGATGAATGCGGTGTTTTAAAGGACAAGGCCTCTTTTATTCATCCTACAGAAAGGCCACACCCTAACACCATTTAAGTAAGATAAAAACAgtctggaatatattttttttatctttaaaaaaggagagagaggttAAAACTATTAAATGTGTATAAAACTTGTAAAAATTTTATGAGGCCAAAAATCAACAATCATGAATAATAAAATGACTTCAGTTCTCTGGCATATTAGCAATTAGAAGCTGTTGGCAGGGAAAACAatatagcaaaagaaaacaaacaaatcttgATTCCCCCTCTTTCCTGCATGCTGCCAAAAGTCCAAGGCAACAACACTGTCTGTTGCTCTGCTGTGCAGGTTTGACAGATTTATGAGTGTTCCCAAATAGATGTCATGATTCTGAAGCACAAATACAAACTGGGGCCAACAGTGAAGTTTCTTGTTACATTTTTTACAGCTTGAAAGAGAGGGTGatgaagattttgttttcttaatttatattccagaaatttttaattgtaattattCCAAGGAACTGTAGTAATTTCTTGTCTTCAGATTTTACAAAAGCTTCACATTTCACACATTGCAGTTCAGTCTAAAGTaataaaacaacacaaaaccctTGAAGCTGCTTTGCTGTCAAGATCACAAAGTTCCCATGTGTTAAAAATTTGCGTGACATTCTGCCCAATTTTTTGAATCAAGAGCAAATGTGATGAAACATAACTAAAAGTACAGCATGTTTTTCACAGtattaaagggaaaaagttTACATTGACAGCTCATTATTAAAACAATCCTTAGCAATAAGAAAGAACCTATGTCCTTTTCTAGgttttcaaattcttttattaaattaaaattttatattagCAATGTTCTATTCTAATACACAGTAAAATTTAATGAATCACCCATACTAAGGTTCTACAATTTTTATCAATAAAAAGTCTTCTTTCCTGCCACAGAGGACAATTCTGCTATTACCATtcagcataaaaaataaatagctcaGGAATGCAGGCTATATATTTCTCTTCAACCATTTGATTTCACTTTGTAAGTTAGTCTTTCCAACATCTCTTTATCCTATATTTTAAATTGGGCACACTGATCCCAGAGGGAGTTCCATTATTTTCCACTACAAAGCAATCACAAATCTCACTACCATGACAAGGTGACCTTATGAGTGTTTTTCACATCTTAAttaagggaaaatatttcttctattaGTGATCCCAACAAAAAGACAGCAGGATTCCAGAGGTGTTCAACTTGTGCAGTATCTGATTTTAACAAGGGAAGACTTCTTGCCAAAAATCCTTCTTTTGGACAATGAGATCAGAGTATCACCCAATCAACATTGCCTGTAGTTGCGATAATTAAACAGAAAGGGCCTAATTCACTCCAATGTCAGTGAATTAAACAGAAAGACTGACTTCAACAGGCTCTGGGTCAGGTTCGAAAGTGCAGCTTTTCAGGTTACTTCAAATAACTAAAACACATTAATTTAAGCTCTGactaaagaaaatttaagattttCAACCAACAATTGTACTTGCTTGAAATAAGACAGCTACCAAAAGAGGTATTATTTTGTATGCCAGTTGTTGTGTTTCACATCTAAAAGTTCTGTCTAGATTTAGAATTTagagaaatgctgaagaatGAGAATCTTAACTTTTAATAGAAATTGttcagggaaataaaaggaTCATAaatcattttgcaaatgaagaagCAAAATTTATAGTGCCATTATCTTAGATGTTATTTTTACTCTGACAGATCtaataaattaaaggaaatatagTTGCAATTTCTTATCTCTTTCAGTGAGCAACTGGACATGTGGTTAAACAAAACCTCACATGTCTGCTTATCATTAACGACATTTTGTTCCATTGTGTTTAATTAAGGGTAGCATAATACCACGGGGCTTATGCTGCATTCCAGTGTCCGAGATATAGAAGGGCACAAAAATTGAGTAATTTGAGATTGCAGACACTAagtctgcagaaaagaaagatctaGAGAACACTTGTACCTTCCTTTCCTGCAAGCACACAGAACAGCGTGTCCTTGGGGCTCAAAAGACCTCTTCTGTTCACAGCCTCAAGAAATCACCAGAAGGCATAaaactgttctggttttggtttctcAGGTACAGAGCACTCTGAGAATCCCAGACATCCTTTATCCTCCACTGCATTGCTACAGCAAATCAGAACAACCTCAAATTTATTGTAACTTTAAGTTGGGGATTAGAACTATCCCTCAcgcacccccagccctggcgTGTAAAACACGATGAAAGTCACATACGTCCCTTCCTTCCCACAACTTCCCACTCTTCTCCTTAGATGCAAGAAGACCTCTGAGGATCTCAACCCCACAGCACACAAGGATTTTCCCAAAACTTTTCACCCTTTATTCAGGGTTGTTGTTTTgttctccccccctccccggggtgTTGCACTAAACTTTCACTGTTATCCAAACAATActttaacaacaaaaacaaaaacacccaagACAGGAAAATCTAGGTCAGGAATTTCTCAGAAGTTATACAATATTCTTGTGATGACACCCTGAAAGAAATATGTACTCCTTTTTGGTGAATCACATTTTGCCTGCTTCATAATCCTCTCTTGACTCATTCTTTACTATACCCTGGAGTGTTCCCCTGCACACAGAATACACACTTGAATCCATCTCCTACAGAGAATAGAAGCATTAGcttttcacaattaaaaaacatgctTGGCAAGATCAGTATCTCTCCACACCCCAAAAAGattcttttcatctttattttactgCTCATGTTTTTGTCCTCTTGCAATAAAGAACTCTGTATTTAATAGCACTTTTCATAAACAGTTcagcctgtatttttaaatcagttcatATTTTGGCCTTAGCTTCCTATTAGGTCCCCTTTAtgctttcctcattttcaaCAGACAAATCTAGCTTTATCAATTCTTGTTT contains the following coding sequences:
- the CPB1 gene encoding carboxypeptidase B, with the translated sequence MWALLVLIGAAAVSAHLQDLAFDGQKVFRVIPQNNEQVEIINSLASNMQVDFWQPDSVTLVRPKMHVDFRVEADKSFEVEDLLKESGVEYRVLIDNLQAALDAQFDSKARTARHSYEKYNNWETIAAWTADIAAQNPDLVSRSVIGETYEGRPMYLLKMGKSRPHKKAIFMDCGFHAREWISPAFCQWFVKEAVETYGKDTVMTTLLNSLDFYVLPVINIDGYVYTWTNDRMWRKTRSKNAGTRCIGTDPNRNFNAGWCTLGASKKPCDSTYCGSAPESEKETKALADFIRKHLSTIKAYLTIHSYSQLLLFPYSYTYTLPSNYEELNSIAHAASKQLASLYNTKYTYGPGATTIYPAAGGSDDWAYDQGIKYAFTFELRDTGRYGFVLPESQIKPTCEETILAVKYIANYVLEHLY